One Panicum virgatum strain AP13 chromosome 3N, P.virgatum_v5, whole genome shotgun sequence DNA segment encodes these proteins:
- the LOC120665344 gene encoding protein LEAD-SENSITIVE 1-like, whose translation MGLLSNRIGKESLKAGDHIYSWRAAWVYAHHGIFVGDDKVIHFTRGRDQEVGTGTVIDILLVSSAPKRSDTPCPVCTNEDNETSTETNGVVSSCLNCFLAGGALYRFEYAVNPALFLAKARGGTCTLATSDPDEAVIRRAKYLLSNGFRCYNLFKSNCEDFAIYCKTGLLVVERGVVGQSGQAISIIGGPLAAVISTPFRLVTTNIYGMAVIAVGVYCASRYTADIGNRHDVVKVEVEDLTAGLASSRIRAVENQLVVPSESPAA comes from the exons ATGGGTCTCCTCTCCAACAG GATTGGGAAGGAGAGCCTCAAGGCGGGGGATCACATCTACTCATGGAGGGCCGCCTGGGTCTACGCGCATCACG GAATATTTGTGGGTGATGATAAGGTGATTCATTTTACAAGAGGAAGGGACCAGGAGGTTGGAACAGGAACTGTCATTGATATTCTTCTTGTGAGTTCTGCACCTAAACGAAGCGACACGCCATGTCCGGTATGCACCAACGAAGACAATGAAACCAGCACGGAGACAAATGGTGTGGTGTCCTCTTGCCTCAACTGCTTCCTGGCTGGGGGTGCTCTCTACCGTTTTGAGTACGCAGTCAACCCAGCTCTCTTCCTTGCCAAAGCGCGAGGTGGAACGTGCACACTCGCTACCTCTGATCCTGACGAGGCAGTGATCCGCCGTGCCAAATACTTGCTGAGTAATGGTTTCAGGTGCTACAACCTATTCAAGAGCAACTGCGAGGACTTCGCAATATACTGCAAGactggcctccttgtggtggaGCGGGGTGTTGTTGGGCAGAGCGGGCAGGCTATCTCAATCATTGGTGGACCTCTCGCTGCGGTGATCTCAACACCGTTCCGCCTGGTGACCACAAACATCTATGGAATGGCGGTGATAGCCGTCGGGGTGTACTGTGCCAGCAGGTACACGGCTGACATTGGCAACCGTCATGATGTGGTGAAAGTGGAAGTCGAGGACCTGACAGCAGGACTGGCCAGCAGCAGGATCCGTGCGGTGGAGAACCAGCTGGTGGTCCCATCAGAAAGCCCGGCTGCCTAA